The following coding sequences lie in one Capnocytophaga stomatis genomic window:
- a CDS encoding VOC family protein: protein MATRINPYLNFNGNCEEAFNFYKKAFGGDFTMVVRSDETPMEVAENEKNRVMYIELPIGENDKLMGSDIFESLGQKLVTGNHNYVSISVDSKAEADRLFHALSEGGEIEMPMEEQFFGYFGDFKDKFGISWMIIFEG, encoded by the coding sequence ATGGCAACAAGAATCAATCCGTATTTGAATTTTAATGGGAATTGCGAAGAGGCGTTTAATTTTTACAAAAAGGCTTTCGGGGGCGATTTTACAATGGTGGTTCGTTCTGATGAAACTCCGATGGAAGTGGCTGAAAATGAGAAAAACCGCGTGATGTACATTGAGCTTCCCATAGGCGAAAACGATAAACTAATGGGTTCGGACATTTTCGAATCGCTTGGGCAAAAACTTGTTACGGGCAATCACAACTATGTGAGTATTTCCGTAGATAGCAAAGCCGAAGCCGACCGTCTTTTCCACGCACTTTCCGAAGGAGGCGAAATAGAAATGCCTATGGAAGAGCAGTTTTTTGGCTATTTCGGAGATTTCAAAGATAAGTTCGGTATCTCTTGGATGATTATTTTTGAAGGGTGA
- a CDS encoding AraC family transcriptional regulator, which yields MNTKSTQADYHERINRVLEYIGTHLDEKIELKTLAEIANFSEFHFHRIFKAFVNESVGAYITRLRVEASAILLRYSNLSVEQISERVGYEMLSSLSKSFKKFYGVSPTEYRNNKTVYIMRKEEFIAEIKLKAPKIIDLEPKKVVYIALTGTYGTLNYGDTYAKLWAFVKENKLFTAGIEHICISHDDPKITEGDKQRSDICLAIHKPAKPQGEVGVKEIEGGKYAVFHYQGAYDNLGKVYDTIFGKWLPESGYELRSIVPFEKYLNDARKTPPEKLKTEIYLPIK from the coding sequence ATGAATACAAAATCTACACAAGCGGACTATCACGAGCGTATCAACCGAGTTCTCGAATACATCGGCACTCATTTAGATGAAAAAATAGAACTGAAAACCCTTGCCGAAATTGCTAATTTTTCAGAGTTTCATTTCCATCGCATTTTCAAAGCCTTTGTAAATGAATCTGTTGGTGCTTACATTACGCGTCTGCGGGTAGAGGCTTCGGCGATTTTGCTCCGATATTCTAATCTGTCGGTTGAGCAGATTTCGGAAAGAGTTGGCTATGAGATGCTTTCGTCTTTATCCAAATCCTTTAAAAAGTTTTACGGCGTAAGTCCTACCGAATACAGAAACAATAAAACAGTATATATTATGAGAAAAGAAGAATTTATTGCGGAAATCAAACTGAAAGCTCCAAAAATCATTGATTTAGAGCCGAAAAAAGTTGTTTATATTGCCCTTACAGGAACTTACGGAACACTCAATTACGGCGATACTTACGCCAAACTTTGGGCTTTCGTTAAGGAAAATAAGCTCTTTACGGCAGGTATTGAACATATTTGCATCTCGCACGATGACCCTAAAATTACGGAGGGAGACAAACAGCGGTCAGACATCTGTTTGGCGATTCACAAACCTGCCAAGCCTCAGGGCGAGGTTGGGGTGAAAGAAATTGAGGGAGGCAAATACGCCGTTTTTCACTATCAGGGTGCATACGACAATTTAGGGAAAGTGTACGACACAATTTTCGGAAAATGGTTGCCCGAAAGCGGTTACGAACTTCGCAGTATTGTTCCTTTTGAAAAATATTTGAACGATGCCCGAAAAACACCGCCTGAAAAACTTAAAACCGAAATCTATTTACCCATAAAATAA